In Populus trichocarpa isolate Nisqually-1 chromosome 12, P.trichocarpa_v4.1, whole genome shotgun sequence, a genomic segment contains:
- the LOC7493182 gene encoding uncharacterized protein At4g29660, with amino-acid sequence MAASYLWRKYADYLYTKWERTILWDMIEPYRRPKSFTPLVTIYVAAFYTGVIGSALTEQLYKEKYWEDHPGEAVPLMKPKFYSGPWKILRGEVPT; translated from the exons ATGGCGGCGAGCTATCTGTGGAGGAAATACGCAGATTACTTGTATACAAAGTGGGAAAGAACGATTCTTTGGGATATGATAGAGCCCTACAGGAGACCAAAATCCTTCACTCCTCTTGTTACCATTTATGTTGCTGCCTTTTACACTGGTGTCATAGGCTCTGCCCTCACTGAACAACTATACAAG GAGAAATACTGGGAAGACCACCCTGGTGAAGCAGTGCCTCTTATGAAGCCAAAGTTCTATTCTGGTCCTTGGAAGATTCTAAGAGGAGAAGTACCCACTTAG
- the LOC7493183 gene encoding uncharacterized protein LOC7493183 isoform X1 — translation MEKQDSAEAARLSATASQEPPRNEQNITPGAPVVGSSPVSSERNSSTKEVQDKIESCLHLFMNKEDVVKTLFELDGIDPAVTSLAWNQLEEEKPEIFKDFYTKLILEEPSSTSNQLLEQQNDLENFLACLDDPLAFIEEDFQHIPGTSWSPSAGQMKLLDILPWGDTIPLEVPIPSGDPYIDSLSTVSCRQLVNDENPASDSFHPAQMNFERLMAMDRNAAGIARVPLFINLEILNPASVADNDQTEAEHDPILSCLNSPEQPGPVFGYLTDTSEPNFNPGSAILPDLPDSNFNPGNSILPDTPETNFHPDFGTLLDPPKPKIDVDDYFNVSSLDSQSEEES, via the exons ATG GAGAAGCAAGATTCAGCAGAAGCAGCAAGATTGTCAGCAACGGCATCTCAGGAGCCACCAAGAAATGAACAAAATATCACACCCGGGGCTCCAGTGGTGGGCTCTAGTCCGGTGTCCAGTGAAAGAAACAGCAGCACAAAAGAG GTccaagataaaattgaaagctgCCTGCACCTGTTTATGAATAAAGAAGATGTGGTTAAGACACTATTCGAACTAGATGGAATTGACCCTGCTGTTACAAGCTTAG cATGGAATCAACTGGAGGAAGAGAAGCCAGAAATTTTCAAGGATTTTTACACAAAGTTGATTCTGGAAGAACCAAGCTCTACATCCAATCAATTACTTGAGCAGCAAAACGATCTTGAGAATTTCCTTGCATGTCTAGATGATCCCTTGGCTTTTATTGAGGAAGACTTTCAACACATTCCAG GCACAAGTTGGAGTCCAAGTGCTGGACAGATGAAACTCC TTGACATTCTACCCTGGGGAGACACCATTCCGCTAGAGGTTCCAATTCCATCTGGTGATCCCTATATTGATTCCCTGAGCACTGTTTCCTGCAGACAACTTGTAAATGATGAAAACCCTGCATCTGACAGTTTCCATCCAGCACAAATGAATTTTGAGAGATT GATGGCCATGGACAGAAATGCAGCTGGTATAGCACGTGTCCCACTCTTTATAAATTTGGAGATTCTGAATCCTGCATCAGTTGCAGACAATGATCAAACAGAGGCAGAACATGATCCGATCTTATCTTGTCTGAACTCTCCAGAGCAACCTGGGCCTGTCTTCGGTTACTTGACAGATACAAGTG AGCCAAATTTCAATCCAGGTTCTGCTATATTGCCTGATCTTCCCGACTCAAATTTCAATCCTGGTAATAGCATATTGCCTGACACTCCAGAGACAAATTTCCATCCAGATTTCGGTACTTTACTTGATCCTCCAAAGCCAAAAATCGATG TTGATGATTACTTCAACGTTTCTTCCTTGGACTCTCAATCAGAAGAAGAATCTTAA
- the LOC7493183 gene encoding uncharacterized protein LOC7493183 isoform X4, protein MEKQDSAEAARLSATASQEPPRNEQNITPGAPVVGSSPVSSERNSSTKEVQDKIESCLHLFMNKEDVVKTLFELDGIDPAVTSLAWNQLEEEKPEIFKDFYTKLILEEPSSTSNQLLEQQNDLENFLACLDDPLAFIEEDFQHIPGTSWSPSAGQMKLLDILPWGDTIPLEVPIPSGDPYIDSLSTVSCRQLVNDENPASDSFHPAQMNFERLMAMDRNAAGIARVPLFINLEILNPASVADNDQTEAEHDPILSCLNSPEQPGPVFGYLTDTSGSAILPDLPDSNFNPGNSILPDTPETNFHPDFGTLLDPPKPKIDVDDYFNVSSLDSQSEEES, encoded by the exons ATG GAGAAGCAAGATTCAGCAGAAGCAGCAAGATTGTCAGCAACGGCATCTCAGGAGCCACCAAGAAATGAACAAAATATCACACCCGGGGCTCCAGTGGTGGGCTCTAGTCCGGTGTCCAGTGAAAGAAACAGCAGCACAAAAGAG GTccaagataaaattgaaagctgCCTGCACCTGTTTATGAATAAAGAAGATGTGGTTAAGACACTATTCGAACTAGATGGAATTGACCCTGCTGTTACAAGCTTAG cATGGAATCAACTGGAGGAAGAGAAGCCAGAAATTTTCAAGGATTTTTACACAAAGTTGATTCTGGAAGAACCAAGCTCTACATCCAATCAATTACTTGAGCAGCAAAACGATCTTGAGAATTTCCTTGCATGTCTAGATGATCCCTTGGCTTTTATTGAGGAAGACTTTCAACACATTCCAG GCACAAGTTGGAGTCCAAGTGCTGGACAGATGAAACTCC TTGACATTCTACCCTGGGGAGACACCATTCCGCTAGAGGTTCCAATTCCATCTGGTGATCCCTATATTGATTCCCTGAGCACTGTTTCCTGCAGACAACTTGTAAATGATGAAAACCCTGCATCTGACAGTTTCCATCCAGCACAAATGAATTTTGAGAGATT GATGGCCATGGACAGAAATGCAGCTGGTATAGCACGTGTCCCACTCTTTATAAATTTGGAGATTCTGAATCCTGCATCAGTTGCAGACAATGATCAAACAGAGGCAGAACATGATCCGATCTTATCTTGTCTGAACTCTCCAGAGCAACCTGGGCCTGTCTTCGGTTACTTGACAGATACAAGTG GTTCTGCTATATTGCCTGATCTTCCCGACTCAAATTTCAATCCTGGTAATAGCATATTGCCTGACACTCCAGAGACAAATTTCCATCCAGATTTCGGTACTTTACTTGATCCTCCAAAGCCAAAAATCGATG TTGATGATTACTTCAACGTTTCTTCCTTGGACTCTCAATCAGAAGAAGAATCTTAA
- the LOC7493183 gene encoding uncharacterized protein LOC7493183 isoform X5: MEKQDSAEAARLSATASQEPPRNEQNITPGAPVVGSSPVSSERNSSTKEVQDKIESCLHLFMNKEDVVKTLFELDGIDPAVTSLAWNQLEEEKPEIFKDFYTKLILEEPSSTSNQLLEQQNDLENFLACLDDPLAFIEEDFQHIPGTSWSPSAGQMKLLDILPWGDTIPLEVPIPSGDPYIDSLSTVSCRQLVNDENPASDSFHPAQMNFERLMAMDRNAAGIARVPLFINLEILNPASVADNDQTEAEHDPILSCLNSPEQPGPVFGYLTDTSVDDYFNVSSLDSQSEEES, from the exons ATG GAGAAGCAAGATTCAGCAGAAGCAGCAAGATTGTCAGCAACGGCATCTCAGGAGCCACCAAGAAATGAACAAAATATCACACCCGGGGCTCCAGTGGTGGGCTCTAGTCCGGTGTCCAGTGAAAGAAACAGCAGCACAAAAGAG GTccaagataaaattgaaagctgCCTGCACCTGTTTATGAATAAAGAAGATGTGGTTAAGACACTATTCGAACTAGATGGAATTGACCCTGCTGTTACAAGCTTAG cATGGAATCAACTGGAGGAAGAGAAGCCAGAAATTTTCAAGGATTTTTACACAAAGTTGATTCTGGAAGAACCAAGCTCTACATCCAATCAATTACTTGAGCAGCAAAACGATCTTGAGAATTTCCTTGCATGTCTAGATGATCCCTTGGCTTTTATTGAGGAAGACTTTCAACACATTCCAG GCACAAGTTGGAGTCCAAGTGCTGGACAGATGAAACTCC TTGACATTCTACCCTGGGGAGACACCATTCCGCTAGAGGTTCCAATTCCATCTGGTGATCCCTATATTGATTCCCTGAGCACTGTTTCCTGCAGACAACTTGTAAATGATGAAAACCCTGCATCTGACAGTTTCCATCCAGCACAAATGAATTTTGAGAGATT GATGGCCATGGACAGAAATGCAGCTGGTATAGCACGTGTCCCACTCTTTATAAATTTGGAGATTCTGAATCCTGCATCAGTTGCAGACAATGATCAAACAGAGGCAGAACATGATCCGATCTTATCTTGTCTGAACTCTCCAGAGCAACCTGGGCCTGTCTTCGGTTACTTGACAGATACAAGTG TTGATGATTACTTCAACGTTTCTTCCTTGGACTCTCAATCAGAAGAAGAATCTTAA
- the LOC7493181 gene encoding uncharacterized protein LOC7493181 isoform X2, translating into MRVKEDSEEASFSTLTSREPPRNQQNIASGAGTGSVPITSNNNTAALCREIRILFLDKDEVVKTLFEQARIQPDFTRIVWNRLEQENAEFFKAYCIKLILKKQISVFNELLEKHHHLLNYAAPLEYPLAPMQEGVQHMPVDNLHNGYTLLQQHPIPSTVHPQNDSMGTFSNYDLVYENPESGNFHSTRLNYGGWMPMDNNTTDIAPTQPFIKSEIPSPVSVAPFDQYPFVPREMPESVDPSSFDFAELSHVRSPGQVLLQPANAGFNNLADIGEYSVSTGLRDPSEQNDNVDKFFADTIPATHSQS; encoded by the exons ATGAGGGTGAAAGAG GATTCGGAAGAAGCAAGTTTCTCAACACTCACATCTCGTGAGCCACCAAGAAACCAACAAAATATCGCATCTGGGGCGGGTACCGGTTCAGTGCCTATTACTAGCAACAACAACACAGCTGCTCTCTGTAGAGAAATTAGAATT CTGTTTTTGGATAAAGATGAAGTGGTTAAGACACTCTTTGAACAAGCAAGAATTCAGCCTGACTTTACAAGAATAG tatGGAATAGATTGGAGCAAGAAAATGCAGAATTTTTTAAGGCCTATTGCATAAAGTTAATTCTGAAGAAACAAATTTCTGTGTTCAATGAATTACTTGAGAAGCACCACCATCTGCTTAATTACGCTGCACCTCTAGAGTATCCCTTGGCTCCCATGCAGGAAGGCGTTCAGCACATGCCAG TTGACAATCTACATAATGGATATACCCTTCTGCAGCAGCATCCAATTCCATCAACTGTTCATCCCCAGAATGATTCCATGGGAACCTTTTCCAACTATGATTTGGTTTATGAAAACCCTGAGAGTGGGAATTTCCACTCAACTCGTTTGAATTATGGGGGATG GATGCCAATGGACAATAACACAACCGATATAGCACCTACTCAACCTTTTATTAAGTCGGAGATTCCAAGTCCTGTATCAGTTGCACCCTTTGATCAATATCCTTTCGTTCCAAGAGAGATGCCAGAGAGCGTGGACCCTTCATCTTTTGACTTTGCAGAGTTATCTCATGTGCGAAGTCCGGGGCAGGTTCTACTTCAACCTGCTAATGCTGGCTTCAATAACTTGGCAGATATAGGAG AATATTCGGTTTCTACTGGATTGCGTGATCCTTCAGAGCAAAATGACAATG TTGACAAGTTCTTTGCCGATACCATTCCTGCTACACACTCTCAATCATAA
- the LOC7493181 gene encoding uncharacterized protein LOC7493181 isoform X4, giving the protein MRVKEDSEEASFSTLTSREPPRNQQNIASGAGTGSVPITSNNNTAALCREIRILFLDKDEVVKTLFEQARIQPDFTRIVDNLHNGYTLLQQHPIPSTVHPQNDSMGTFSNYDLVYENPESGNFHSTRLNYGGWMPMDNNTTDIAPTQPFIKSEIPSPVSVAPFDQYPFVPREMPESVDPSSFDFAELSHVRSPGQVLLQPANAGFNNLADIGEYSVSTGLRDPSEQNDNVDKFFADTIPATHSQS; this is encoded by the exons ATGAGGGTGAAAGAG GATTCGGAAGAAGCAAGTTTCTCAACACTCACATCTCGTGAGCCACCAAGAAACCAACAAAATATCGCATCTGGGGCGGGTACCGGTTCAGTGCCTATTACTAGCAACAACAACACAGCTGCTCTCTGTAGAGAAATTAGAATT CTGTTTTTGGATAAAGATGAAGTGGTTAAGACACTCTTTGAACAAGCAAGAATTCAGCCTGACTTTACAAGAATAG TTGACAATCTACATAATGGATATACCCTTCTGCAGCAGCATCCAATTCCATCAACTGTTCATCCCCAGAATGATTCCATGGGAACCTTTTCCAACTATGATTTGGTTTATGAAAACCCTGAGAGTGGGAATTTCCACTCAACTCGTTTGAATTATGGGGGATG GATGCCAATGGACAATAACACAACCGATATAGCACCTACTCAACCTTTTATTAAGTCGGAGATTCCAAGTCCTGTATCAGTTGCACCCTTTGATCAATATCCTTTCGTTCCAAGAGAGATGCCAGAGAGCGTGGACCCTTCATCTTTTGACTTTGCAGAGTTATCTCATGTGCGAAGTCCGGGGCAGGTTCTACTTCAACCTGCTAATGCTGGCTTCAATAACTTGGCAGATATAGGAG AATATTCGGTTTCTACTGGATTGCGTGATCCTTCAGAGCAAAATGACAATG TTGACAAGTTCTTTGCCGATACCATTCCTGCTACACACTCTCAATCATAA
- the LOC7493181 gene encoding uncharacterized protein LOC7493181 isoform X3: MRVKEDSEEASFSTLTSREPPRNQQNIASGAGTGSVPITSNNNTAALCREIRIVQDLIERCLQLFLDKDEVVKTLFEQARIQPDFTRIVDNLHNGYTLLQQHPIPSTVHPQNDSMGTFSNYDLVYENPESGNFHSTRLNYGGWMPMDNNTTDIAPTQPFIKSEIPSPVSVAPFDQYPFVPREMPESVDPSSFDFAELSHVRSPGQVLLQPANAGFNNLADIGEYSVSTGLRDPSEQNDNVDKFFADTIPATHSQS, encoded by the exons ATGAGGGTGAAAGAG GATTCGGAAGAAGCAAGTTTCTCAACACTCACATCTCGTGAGCCACCAAGAAACCAACAAAATATCGCATCTGGGGCGGGTACCGGTTCAGTGCCTATTACTAGCAACAACAACACAGCTGCTCTCTGTAGAGAAATTAGAATT GTCCAAGATTTGATTGAAAGGTGTCTGCAGCTGTTTTTGGATAAAGATGAAGTGGTTAAGACACTCTTTGAACAAGCAAGAATTCAGCCTGACTTTACAAGAATAG TTGACAATCTACATAATGGATATACCCTTCTGCAGCAGCATCCAATTCCATCAACTGTTCATCCCCAGAATGATTCCATGGGAACCTTTTCCAACTATGATTTGGTTTATGAAAACCCTGAGAGTGGGAATTTCCACTCAACTCGTTTGAATTATGGGGGATG GATGCCAATGGACAATAACACAACCGATATAGCACCTACTCAACCTTTTATTAAGTCGGAGATTCCAAGTCCTGTATCAGTTGCACCCTTTGATCAATATCCTTTCGTTCCAAGAGAGATGCCAGAGAGCGTGGACCCTTCATCTTTTGACTTTGCAGAGTTATCTCATGTGCGAAGTCCGGGGCAGGTTCTACTTCAACCTGCTAATGCTGGCTTCAATAACTTGGCAGATATAGGAG AATATTCGGTTTCTACTGGATTGCGTGATCCTTCAGAGCAAAATGACAATG TTGACAAGTTCTTTGCCGATACCATTCCTGCTACACACTCTCAATCATAA
- the LOC7493183 gene encoding uncharacterized protein LOC7493183 isoform X2, whose translation MEKQDSAEAARLSATASQEPPRNEQNITPGAPVVGSSPVSSERNSSTKEVQDKIESCLHLFMNKEDVVKTLFELDGIDPAVTSLAWNQLEEEKPEIFKDFYTKLILEEPSSTSNQLLEQQNDLENFLACLDDPLAFIEEDFQHIPGTSWSPSAGQMKLLDILPWGDTIPLEVPIPSGDPYIDSLSTVSCRQLVNDENPASDSFHPAQMNFERLMAMDRNAAGIARVPLFINLEILNPASVADNDQTEAEHDPILSCLNSPEQPGPVFGYLTDTSEYLVSGSAILPDLPDSNFNPGNSILPDTPETNFHPDFGTLLDPPKPKIDVDDYFNVSSLDSQSEEES comes from the exons ATG GAGAAGCAAGATTCAGCAGAAGCAGCAAGATTGTCAGCAACGGCATCTCAGGAGCCACCAAGAAATGAACAAAATATCACACCCGGGGCTCCAGTGGTGGGCTCTAGTCCGGTGTCCAGTGAAAGAAACAGCAGCACAAAAGAG GTccaagataaaattgaaagctgCCTGCACCTGTTTATGAATAAAGAAGATGTGGTTAAGACACTATTCGAACTAGATGGAATTGACCCTGCTGTTACAAGCTTAG cATGGAATCAACTGGAGGAAGAGAAGCCAGAAATTTTCAAGGATTTTTACACAAAGTTGATTCTGGAAGAACCAAGCTCTACATCCAATCAATTACTTGAGCAGCAAAACGATCTTGAGAATTTCCTTGCATGTCTAGATGATCCCTTGGCTTTTATTGAGGAAGACTTTCAACACATTCCAG GCACAAGTTGGAGTCCAAGTGCTGGACAGATGAAACTCC TTGACATTCTACCCTGGGGAGACACCATTCCGCTAGAGGTTCCAATTCCATCTGGTGATCCCTATATTGATTCCCTGAGCACTGTTTCCTGCAGACAACTTGTAAATGATGAAAACCCTGCATCTGACAGTTTCCATCCAGCACAAATGAATTTTGAGAGATT GATGGCCATGGACAGAAATGCAGCTGGTATAGCACGTGTCCCACTCTTTATAAATTTGGAGATTCTGAATCCTGCATCAGTTGCAGACAATGATCAAACAGAGGCAGAACATGATCCGATCTTATCTTGTCTGAACTCTCCAGAGCAACCTGGGCCTGTCTTCGGTTACTTGACAGATACAAGTG AATATCTGGTTTCTG GTTCTGCTATATTGCCTGATCTTCCCGACTCAAATTTCAATCCTGGTAATAGCATATTGCCTGACACTCCAGAGACAAATTTCCATCCAGATTTCGGTACTTTACTTGATCCTCCAAAGCCAAAAATCGATG TTGATGATTACTTCAACGTTTCTTCCTTGGACTCTCAATCAGAAGAAGAATCTTAA
- the LOC7493183 gene encoding uncharacterized protein LOC7493183 isoform X6, whose amino-acid sequence MNKEDVVKTLFELDGIDPAVTSLAWNQLEEEKPEIFKDFYTKLILEEPSSTSNQLLEQQNDLENFLACLDDPLAFIEEDFQHIPGTSWSPSAGQMKLLDILPWGDTIPLEVPIPSGDPYIDSLSTVSCRQLVNDENPASDSFHPAQMNFERLMAMDRNAAGIARVPLFINLEILNPASVADNDQTEAEHDPILSCLNSPEQPGPVFGYLTDTSEPNFNPGSAILPDLPDSNFNPGNSILPDTPETNFHPDFGTLLDPPKPKIDVDDYFNVSSLDSQSEEES is encoded by the exons ATGAATAAAGAAGATGTGGTTAAGACACTATTCGAACTAGATGGAATTGACCCTGCTGTTACAAGCTTAG cATGGAATCAACTGGAGGAAGAGAAGCCAGAAATTTTCAAGGATTTTTACACAAAGTTGATTCTGGAAGAACCAAGCTCTACATCCAATCAATTACTTGAGCAGCAAAACGATCTTGAGAATTTCCTTGCATGTCTAGATGATCCCTTGGCTTTTATTGAGGAAGACTTTCAACACATTCCAG GCACAAGTTGGAGTCCAAGTGCTGGACAGATGAAACTCC TTGACATTCTACCCTGGGGAGACACCATTCCGCTAGAGGTTCCAATTCCATCTGGTGATCCCTATATTGATTCCCTGAGCACTGTTTCCTGCAGACAACTTGTAAATGATGAAAACCCTGCATCTGACAGTTTCCATCCAGCACAAATGAATTTTGAGAGATT GATGGCCATGGACAGAAATGCAGCTGGTATAGCACGTGTCCCACTCTTTATAAATTTGGAGATTCTGAATCCTGCATCAGTTGCAGACAATGATCAAACAGAGGCAGAACATGATCCGATCTTATCTTGTCTGAACTCTCCAGAGCAACCTGGGCCTGTCTTCGGTTACTTGACAGATACAAGTG AGCCAAATTTCAATCCAGGTTCTGCTATATTGCCTGATCTTCCCGACTCAAATTTCAATCCTGGTAATAGCATATTGCCTGACACTCCAGAGACAAATTTCCATCCAGATTTCGGTACTTTACTTGATCCTCCAAAGCCAAAAATCGATG TTGATGATTACTTCAACGTTTCTTCCTTGGACTCTCAATCAGAAGAAGAATCTTAA
- the LOC7493183 gene encoding uncharacterized protein LOC7493183 isoform X3, with translation MEKQDSAEAARLSATASQEPPRNEQNITPGAPVVGSSPVSSERNSSTKEVQDKIESCLHLFMNKEDVVKTLFELDGIDPAVTSLAWNQLEEEKPEIFKDFYTKLILEEPSSTSNQLLEQQNDLENFLACLDDPLAFIEEDFQHIPGTSWSPSAGQMKLLDILPWGDTIPLEVPIPSGDPYIDSLSTVSCRQLVNDENPASDSFHPAQMNFERLNAAGIARVPLFINLEILNPASVADNDQTEAEHDPILSCLNSPEQPGPVFGYLTDTSEPNFNPGSAILPDLPDSNFNPGNSILPDTPETNFHPDFGTLLDPPKPKIDVDDYFNVSSLDSQSEEES, from the exons ATG GAGAAGCAAGATTCAGCAGAAGCAGCAAGATTGTCAGCAACGGCATCTCAGGAGCCACCAAGAAATGAACAAAATATCACACCCGGGGCTCCAGTGGTGGGCTCTAGTCCGGTGTCCAGTGAAAGAAACAGCAGCACAAAAGAG GTccaagataaaattgaaagctgCCTGCACCTGTTTATGAATAAAGAAGATGTGGTTAAGACACTATTCGAACTAGATGGAATTGACCCTGCTGTTACAAGCTTAG cATGGAATCAACTGGAGGAAGAGAAGCCAGAAATTTTCAAGGATTTTTACACAAAGTTGATTCTGGAAGAACCAAGCTCTACATCCAATCAATTACTTGAGCAGCAAAACGATCTTGAGAATTTCCTTGCATGTCTAGATGATCCCTTGGCTTTTATTGAGGAAGACTTTCAACACATTCCAG GCACAAGTTGGAGTCCAAGTGCTGGACAGATGAAACTCC TTGACATTCTACCCTGGGGAGACACCATTCCGCTAGAGGTTCCAATTCCATCTGGTGATCCCTATATTGATTCCCTGAGCACTGTTTCCTGCAGACAACTTGTAAATGATGAAAACCCTGCATCTGACAGTTTCCATCCAGCACAAATGAATTTTGAGAGATT AAATGCAGCTGGTATAGCACGTGTCCCACTCTTTATAAATTTGGAGATTCTGAATCCTGCATCAGTTGCAGACAATGATCAAACAGAGGCAGAACATGATCCGATCTTATCTTGTCTGAACTCTCCAGAGCAACCTGGGCCTGTCTTCGGTTACTTGACAGATACAAGTG AGCCAAATTTCAATCCAGGTTCTGCTATATTGCCTGATCTTCCCGACTCAAATTTCAATCCTGGTAATAGCATATTGCCTGACACTCCAGAGACAAATTTCCATCCAGATTTCGGTACTTTACTTGATCCTCCAAAGCCAAAAATCGATG TTGATGATTACTTCAACGTTTCTTCCTTGGACTCTCAATCAGAAGAAGAATCTTAA
- the LOC7493181 gene encoding uncharacterized protein LOC7493181 isoform X1: MRVKEDSEEASFSTLTSREPPRNQQNIASGAGTGSVPITSNNNTAALCREIRIVQDLIERCLQLFLDKDEVVKTLFEQARIQPDFTRIVWNRLEQENAEFFKAYCIKLILKKQISVFNELLEKHHHLLNYAAPLEYPLAPMQEGVQHMPVDNLHNGYTLLQQHPIPSTVHPQNDSMGTFSNYDLVYENPESGNFHSTRLNYGGWMPMDNNTTDIAPTQPFIKSEIPSPVSVAPFDQYPFVPREMPESVDPSSFDFAELSHVRSPGQVLLQPANAGFNNLADIGEYSVSTGLRDPSEQNDNVDKFFADTIPATHSQS, from the exons ATGAGGGTGAAAGAG GATTCGGAAGAAGCAAGTTTCTCAACACTCACATCTCGTGAGCCACCAAGAAACCAACAAAATATCGCATCTGGGGCGGGTACCGGTTCAGTGCCTATTACTAGCAACAACAACACAGCTGCTCTCTGTAGAGAAATTAGAATT GTCCAAGATTTGATTGAAAGGTGTCTGCAGCTGTTTTTGGATAAAGATGAAGTGGTTAAGACACTCTTTGAACAAGCAAGAATTCAGCCTGACTTTACAAGAATAG tatGGAATAGATTGGAGCAAGAAAATGCAGAATTTTTTAAGGCCTATTGCATAAAGTTAATTCTGAAGAAACAAATTTCTGTGTTCAATGAATTACTTGAGAAGCACCACCATCTGCTTAATTACGCTGCACCTCTAGAGTATCCCTTGGCTCCCATGCAGGAAGGCGTTCAGCACATGCCAG TTGACAATCTACATAATGGATATACCCTTCTGCAGCAGCATCCAATTCCATCAACTGTTCATCCCCAGAATGATTCCATGGGAACCTTTTCCAACTATGATTTGGTTTATGAAAACCCTGAGAGTGGGAATTTCCACTCAACTCGTTTGAATTATGGGGGATG GATGCCAATGGACAATAACACAACCGATATAGCACCTACTCAACCTTTTATTAAGTCGGAGATTCCAAGTCCTGTATCAGTTGCACCCTTTGATCAATATCCTTTCGTTCCAAGAGAGATGCCAGAGAGCGTGGACCCTTCATCTTTTGACTTTGCAGAGTTATCTCATGTGCGAAGTCCGGGGCAGGTTCTACTTCAACCTGCTAATGCTGGCTTCAATAACTTGGCAGATATAGGAG AATATTCGGTTTCTACTGGATTGCGTGATCCTTCAGAGCAAAATGACAATG TTGACAAGTTCTTTGCCGATACCATTCCTGCTACACACTCTCAATCATAA